From a single Candoia aspera isolate rCanAsp1 chromosome 2, rCanAsp1.hap2, whole genome shotgun sequence genomic region:
- the REST gene encoding RE1-silencing transcription factor isoform X2: MAMQVLGQSGGNSLFSGNTNLSMALSNDMYDFSELSKAELAAPQLIMLANVALTGEVNGNCCDYMVGEERQMAELTTVGNTNFSDSDGEGIDDSQGAENGHEAMEDMDMGLVAPEVRNVETTGLSESAVPHSCNQEKGFSLEAPDAPESVDDKSKGLKNKPFRCKPCQYEAESEKEFVHHIRVHSAKRFIVEEKAEKHGQVKETDSSTTEEVDFSKGPIRCDRCGYNTNRYDHYLAHLKHHNKAGENERVYKCTICTYTTVSEYHWKKHLRNHFPRKVYSCSQCSYFSDRKNNYVQHIRTHTGERPYRCSMCPYSSSQKTHLTRHMRTHSGEKPFKCEQCSYVASNQHEVTRHARQVHDGPKPLACPHCDYKTADRSNFKKHVELHVSPRQFLCPVCEYAASKKCNLQYHIKSRHPDCCDITMDVSKVRLRTKKSEVNSSENISTENKIEQEQTKKELTEKKNERAVKEEKKESLSKEKKPTGSVSVGQITTRSRKIVGERKEENMKIEKTNKTKKAKRKAETSSIPLTKELSTDTDVIVRKKKKTEKISPKCQYSQKGESKLEGTKKSNSCLKKNKKKKYLKSKAAKNNNSADCEKNADEASVRKEHLIHERQRKTSDAPSTEQEPALLIDGENHFASGMNIQDQELLPAQRVGTNIPLEMKNQEILIGEEETVNAVSEKNFEIEQAVMPGTSSVDSNTTMEKEAEVPKDILPDLCQDIQITQTCEMESVTNPDLVQEIQSVQTCEKEIVTKAHQDDCSTKHLQAEDPAGAPPHQKPEKLEQNTRAGLVSSSPSGTVVNENQEVEEDEGIHSHDGSDISDNISEGSDDSGLNGARTAQEKTGQKSSQEVTEAKATKENYVCIFCDRSFKKKGEYSKHLNRHLVNVYYLEKATKEQD, translated from the exons ATGGCAATGCAAGTGTTGGGGCAATCTGGTGGCAACAGCCTATTTTCTGGCAATACTAACCTTAGCATGGCACTGTCAAATGACATGTATGACTTTTCTGAACTTTCCAAAGCTGAACTGGCAGCACCTCAACTTATTATGTTGGCAAATGTGGCTCTGACAGGAGAAGTTAATGGCAACTGTTGTGATTATATGGTTGGTGAAGAGAGGCAAATGGCTGAACTGACAACGGTGGGAAACACCAATTTTTCAGACAGCGATGGAGAAGGAATAGATGATTCACAGGGAGCAGAGAATGGTCATGAAGCAATGGAAGATATGGATATGGGCCTTGTTGCTCCTGAGGTTCGTAATGTAGAAACAACTGGATTATCGGAGTCTGCTGTTCCTCACTCTTGTAATCAGGAAAAGGGCTTTTCATTAGAAGCACCAGATGCCCCAGAGAGCGTAGATGACAAAAGTAAGGGTTTGAAGAACAAACCATTTCGTTGCAAGCCATGCCAATATGAGGCAGAGTCTGAGAAAGAGTTTGTCCATCATATTCGAGTGCACAGTGCCAAGAGATTCATTGTAGAAGAGAAAGCTGAGAAACATGGTCAGGTTAAAGAAACTGACTCTAGCACTACAGAGGAGGTTGATTTTTCTAAGGGGCCTATAAGATGTGATCGCTGTGGCTATAACACTAACAGGTATGATCATTATCTGGCTCATTTGAAACACCACAACAAAGCAGGAGAAAATGAGAGAGTCTACAAATGCACTATCTGCACATATACAACGGTCAGTGAATATCACTGGAAAAAGCATCTAAGAAACCATTTTCCACGAAAAGTATATTCGTGCTCACAGTGCTCCTACTTTTCAGATCGGAAGAATAACTATGTGCAGCATATTCGAACTCATACAG GAGAACGTCCGTATCGGTGTTCTATGTGTCCTTATTCAAGTTCTCAGAAGACTCATTTAACAAGACATATGCGTACTCATTCAG GTGAGAAACCATTCAAATGTGAACAGTGCAGCTACGTGGCATCAAACCAGCATGAAGTGACTCGACATGCAAGGCAGGTTCATGATGGGCCCAAACCACTGGCTTGTCCCCACTGTGATTACAAAACAGCTGACAGAAGCAATTTCAAGAAGCATGTTGAACTCCATGTCAGCCCTCGTCAGTTCCTCTGCCCAGTTTGTGAATATGCTGCATCCAAGAAATGTAACTTGCAGTATCACATCAAATCCAGGCACCCAGACTGCTGTGACATCACAATGGATGTCTCAAAAGTAAGACTAAGAACTAAAAAGAGTGAGGTTAACTCTTCTGAAAACATTAGCACTGAGaataaaatagaacaagaacaaacaaagaaagagttgactgaaaagaaaaatgagagagctgtaaaagaggagaagaaagagagcTTGTCGAAAGAAAAGAAGCCAACTGGTAGTGTTAGTGTAGGCCAAATCACGACGCGAAGTCGCAAAATAGTtggtgaaagaaaggaagaaaatatgaaaattgaaaaaactaataaaactaagaaggcaaaaaGGAAAGCAGAGACTAGCTCTATTCCTTTGACAAAAGAGTTATCAACAGATACTGATGTAatagtgagaaagaaaaagaaaaccgaAAAAATATCACCCAAGTGTCAGTATTCCCAGAAGGGTGAAAGCAAATTGGAGGGGACCAAAAAGTCAAATTCTTgccttaagaaaaacaaaaaaaagaaatatctgaagagtaAGGCTGCTAAGAACAACAACAGTGCTGATTGTGAAAAGAATGCAGATGAAGCTTCTGTTCGTAAAGAACATCTTATCCATGAAAGACAAAGGAAGACCTCGGATGCTCCTTCCACTGAGCAGGAGCCTGCCCTTCTCATTGATGGAGAGAATCACTTTGCATCTGGGATGAACATACAGGATCAAGAGCTGCTGCCTGCGCAGCGTGTAGGCACAAATATCCCACTAGAGATGAAAAACCAAGAAATACTTATAGGAGAAGAGGAGACTGTAAACGCTGTTTCAGAGAAGAACTTTGAAATAGAACAAGCAGTTATGCCTGGGACCAGCTCTGTGGACTCAAATACCACCATGGAAAAAGAAGCAGAGGTGCCAAAGGACATTTTACCGGATTTGTGCCAAGATATTCAGATAACACAAACCTGTGAGATGGAAAGTGTGACTAATCCAGATCTAGTACAAGAAATTCAGTCAGTGCAAACATGTGAGAAAGAGATAGTGACTAAAGCACATCAAGATGATTGTTCTACAAAACACTTACAGGCTGAAGACCCAGCAGGAGCTCCACCTCACCAAAAACCAGAAAAACTTGAACAAAATACTCGAGCAGGTTTGGTTTCATCATCACCTAGTGGCACAGTAGTGAATGAAAATCAGGAAGTGGAAGAGGATGAAGGCATCCATAGTCATGATGGCAGCGATATAAGTGACAACATATCAGAAGGCAGTGATGATTCTGGATTAAATGGCGCTCGTACGGCACAGGAAAAAACAGGTCAGAAATCATCCCAAGAAGTAACAGAGGCTAAGGCTACAAAGGAGAACTATGTGTGTATATTTTGTGAccgttcatttaaaaaaaagggtgaaTACAGTAAGCATCTGAACCGACATTTGGTAAATGTATACTATCTTGAGAAGGCGACAAAGGAGCAAGATTAA
- the REST gene encoding RE1-silencing transcription factor isoform X1 yields the protein MSRAAGPRLPLAARGASQAGGKKGRIVVMAMQVLGQSGGNSLFSGNTNLSMALSNDMYDFSELSKAELAAPQLIMLANVALTGEVNGNCCDYMVGEERQMAELTTVGNTNFSDSDGEGIDDSQGAENGHEAMEDMDMGLVAPEVRNVETTGLSESAVPHSCNQEKGFSLEAPDAPESVDDKSKGLKNKPFRCKPCQYEAESEKEFVHHIRVHSAKRFIVEEKAEKHGQVKETDSSTTEEVDFSKGPIRCDRCGYNTNRYDHYLAHLKHHNKAGENERVYKCTICTYTTVSEYHWKKHLRNHFPRKVYSCSQCSYFSDRKNNYVQHIRTHTGERPYRCSMCPYSSSQKTHLTRHMRTHSGEKPFKCEQCSYVASNQHEVTRHARQVHDGPKPLACPHCDYKTADRSNFKKHVELHVSPRQFLCPVCEYAASKKCNLQYHIKSRHPDCCDITMDVSKVRLRTKKSEVNSSENISTENKIEQEQTKKELTEKKNERAVKEEKKESLSKEKKPTGSVSVGQITTRSRKIVGERKEENMKIEKTNKTKKAKRKAETSSIPLTKELSTDTDVIVRKKKKTEKISPKCQYSQKGESKLEGTKKSNSCLKKNKKKKYLKSKAAKNNNSADCEKNADEASVRKEHLIHERQRKTSDAPSTEQEPALLIDGENHFASGMNIQDQELLPAQRVGTNIPLEMKNQEILIGEEETVNAVSEKNFEIEQAVMPGTSSVDSNTTMEKEAEVPKDILPDLCQDIQITQTCEMESVTNPDLVQEIQSVQTCEKEIVTKAHQDDCSTKHLQAEDPAGAPPHQKPEKLEQNTRAGLVSSSPSGTVVNENQEVEEDEGIHSHDGSDISDNISEGSDDSGLNGARTAQEKTGQKSSQEVTEAKATKENYVCIFCDRSFKKKGEYSKHLNRHLVNVYYLEKATKEQD from the exons ATGAGCCGCGCCGCCGGCCCTCGACTCCCTCTGGCCGCCCGAGGGGCTTCCCAGGCGGGCGGGAAGAAGGGGAG aaTTGTTGTTATGGCAATGCAAGTGTTGGGGCAATCTGGTGGCAACAGCCTATTTTCTGGCAATACTAACCTTAGCATGGCACTGTCAAATGACATGTATGACTTTTCTGAACTTTCCAAAGCTGAACTGGCAGCACCTCAACTTATTATGTTGGCAAATGTGGCTCTGACAGGAGAAGTTAATGGCAACTGTTGTGATTATATGGTTGGTGAAGAGAGGCAAATGGCTGAACTGACAACGGTGGGAAACACCAATTTTTCAGACAGCGATGGAGAAGGAATAGATGATTCACAGGGAGCAGAGAATGGTCATGAAGCAATGGAAGATATGGATATGGGCCTTGTTGCTCCTGAGGTTCGTAATGTAGAAACAACTGGATTATCGGAGTCTGCTGTTCCTCACTCTTGTAATCAGGAAAAGGGCTTTTCATTAGAAGCACCAGATGCCCCAGAGAGCGTAGATGACAAAAGTAAGGGTTTGAAGAACAAACCATTTCGTTGCAAGCCATGCCAATATGAGGCAGAGTCTGAGAAAGAGTTTGTCCATCATATTCGAGTGCACAGTGCCAAGAGATTCATTGTAGAAGAGAAAGCTGAGAAACATGGTCAGGTTAAAGAAACTGACTCTAGCACTACAGAGGAGGTTGATTTTTCTAAGGGGCCTATAAGATGTGATCGCTGTGGCTATAACACTAACAGGTATGATCATTATCTGGCTCATTTGAAACACCACAACAAAGCAGGAGAAAATGAGAGAGTCTACAAATGCACTATCTGCACATATACAACGGTCAGTGAATATCACTGGAAAAAGCATCTAAGAAACCATTTTCCACGAAAAGTATATTCGTGCTCACAGTGCTCCTACTTTTCAGATCGGAAGAATAACTATGTGCAGCATATTCGAACTCATACAG GAGAACGTCCGTATCGGTGTTCTATGTGTCCTTATTCAAGTTCTCAGAAGACTCATTTAACAAGACATATGCGTACTCATTCAG GTGAGAAACCATTCAAATGTGAACAGTGCAGCTACGTGGCATCAAACCAGCATGAAGTGACTCGACATGCAAGGCAGGTTCATGATGGGCCCAAACCACTGGCTTGTCCCCACTGTGATTACAAAACAGCTGACAGAAGCAATTTCAAGAAGCATGTTGAACTCCATGTCAGCCCTCGTCAGTTCCTCTGCCCAGTTTGTGAATATGCTGCATCCAAGAAATGTAACTTGCAGTATCACATCAAATCCAGGCACCCAGACTGCTGTGACATCACAATGGATGTCTCAAAAGTAAGACTAAGAACTAAAAAGAGTGAGGTTAACTCTTCTGAAAACATTAGCACTGAGaataaaatagaacaagaacaaacaaagaaagagttgactgaaaagaaaaatgagagagctgtaaaagaggagaagaaagagagcTTGTCGAAAGAAAAGAAGCCAACTGGTAGTGTTAGTGTAGGCCAAATCACGACGCGAAGTCGCAAAATAGTtggtgaaagaaaggaagaaaatatgaaaattgaaaaaactaataaaactaagaaggcaaaaaGGAAAGCAGAGACTAGCTCTATTCCTTTGACAAAAGAGTTATCAACAGATACTGATGTAatagtgagaaagaaaaagaaaaccgaAAAAATATCACCCAAGTGTCAGTATTCCCAGAAGGGTGAAAGCAAATTGGAGGGGACCAAAAAGTCAAATTCTTgccttaagaaaaacaaaaaaaagaaatatctgaagagtaAGGCTGCTAAGAACAACAACAGTGCTGATTGTGAAAAGAATGCAGATGAAGCTTCTGTTCGTAAAGAACATCTTATCCATGAAAGACAAAGGAAGACCTCGGATGCTCCTTCCACTGAGCAGGAGCCTGCCCTTCTCATTGATGGAGAGAATCACTTTGCATCTGGGATGAACATACAGGATCAAGAGCTGCTGCCTGCGCAGCGTGTAGGCACAAATATCCCACTAGAGATGAAAAACCAAGAAATACTTATAGGAGAAGAGGAGACTGTAAACGCTGTTTCAGAGAAGAACTTTGAAATAGAACAAGCAGTTATGCCTGGGACCAGCTCTGTGGACTCAAATACCACCATGGAAAAAGAAGCAGAGGTGCCAAAGGACATTTTACCGGATTTGTGCCAAGATATTCAGATAACACAAACCTGTGAGATGGAAAGTGTGACTAATCCAGATCTAGTACAAGAAATTCAGTCAGTGCAAACATGTGAGAAAGAGATAGTGACTAAAGCACATCAAGATGATTGTTCTACAAAACACTTACAGGCTGAAGACCCAGCAGGAGCTCCACCTCACCAAAAACCAGAAAAACTTGAACAAAATACTCGAGCAGGTTTGGTTTCATCATCACCTAGTGGCACAGTAGTGAATGAAAATCAGGAAGTGGAAGAGGATGAAGGCATCCATAGTCATGATGGCAGCGATATAAGTGACAACATATCAGAAGGCAGTGATGATTCTGGATTAAATGGCGCTCGTACGGCACAGGAAAAAACAGGTCAGAAATCATCCCAAGAAGTAACAGAGGCTAAGGCTACAAAGGAGAACTATGTGTGTATATTTTGTGAccgttcatttaaaaaaaagggtgaaTACAGTAAGCATCTGAACCGACATTTGGTAAATGTATACTATCTTGAGAAGGCGACAAAGGAGCAAGATTAA
- the REST gene encoding RE1-silencing transcription factor isoform X3 has translation MSRAAGPRLPLAARGASQAGGKKGRIVVMAMQVLGQSGGNSLFSGNTNLSMALSNDMYDFSELSKAELAAPQLIMLANVALTGEVNGNCCDYMVGEERQMAELTTVGNTNFSDSDGEGIDDSQGAENGHEAMEDMDMGLVAPEVRNVETTGLSESAVPHSCNQEKGFSLEAPDAPESVDDKSKGLKNKPFRCKPCQYEAESEKEFVHHIRVHSAKRFIVEEKAEKHGQVKETDSSTTEEVDFSKGPIRCDRCGYNTNRYDHYLAHLKHHNKAGENERVYKCTICTYTTVSEYHWKKHLRNHFPRKVYSCSQCSYFSDRKNNYVQHIRTHTGERPYRCSMCPYSSSQKTHLTRHMRTHSGEKPFKCEQCSYVASNQHEVTRHARQVHDGPKPLACPHCDYKTADRSNFKKHVELHVSPRQFLCPVCEYAASKKCNLQYHIKSRHPDCCDITMDVSKVRLRTKKSEVNSSENISTENKIEQEQTKKELTEKKNERAVKEEKKESLSKEKKPTGSVSVGQITTRSRKIVGERKEENMKIEKTNKTKKAKRKAETSSIPLTKELSTDTDVIVRKKKKTEKISPKCQYSQKGESKLEGTKKSNSCLKKNKKKKYLKSKAAKNNNSADCEKNADEASVRKEHLIHERQRKTSDAPSTEQEPALLIDGENHFASGMNIQDQELLPAQRVGTNIPLEMKNQEILIGEEETVNAVSEKNFEIEQAVMPGTSSVDSNTTMEKEAEVPKDILPDLCQDIQITQTCEMESVTNPDLVQEIQSVQTCEKEIVTKAHQDDCSTKHLQAEDPAGAPPHQKPEKLEQNTRAGLVSSSPSGTVVNENQEVEEDEGIHSHDGSDISDNISEGSDDSGLNGARTAQEKTGPPIMISKPKS, from the exons ATGAGCCGCGCCGCCGGCCCTCGACTCCCTCTGGCCGCCCGAGGGGCTTCCCAGGCGGGCGGGAAGAAGGGGAG aaTTGTTGTTATGGCAATGCAAGTGTTGGGGCAATCTGGTGGCAACAGCCTATTTTCTGGCAATACTAACCTTAGCATGGCACTGTCAAATGACATGTATGACTTTTCTGAACTTTCCAAAGCTGAACTGGCAGCACCTCAACTTATTATGTTGGCAAATGTGGCTCTGACAGGAGAAGTTAATGGCAACTGTTGTGATTATATGGTTGGTGAAGAGAGGCAAATGGCTGAACTGACAACGGTGGGAAACACCAATTTTTCAGACAGCGATGGAGAAGGAATAGATGATTCACAGGGAGCAGAGAATGGTCATGAAGCAATGGAAGATATGGATATGGGCCTTGTTGCTCCTGAGGTTCGTAATGTAGAAACAACTGGATTATCGGAGTCTGCTGTTCCTCACTCTTGTAATCAGGAAAAGGGCTTTTCATTAGAAGCACCAGATGCCCCAGAGAGCGTAGATGACAAAAGTAAGGGTTTGAAGAACAAACCATTTCGTTGCAAGCCATGCCAATATGAGGCAGAGTCTGAGAAAGAGTTTGTCCATCATATTCGAGTGCACAGTGCCAAGAGATTCATTGTAGAAGAGAAAGCTGAGAAACATGGTCAGGTTAAAGAAACTGACTCTAGCACTACAGAGGAGGTTGATTTTTCTAAGGGGCCTATAAGATGTGATCGCTGTGGCTATAACACTAACAGGTATGATCATTATCTGGCTCATTTGAAACACCACAACAAAGCAGGAGAAAATGAGAGAGTCTACAAATGCACTATCTGCACATATACAACGGTCAGTGAATATCACTGGAAAAAGCATCTAAGAAACCATTTTCCACGAAAAGTATATTCGTGCTCACAGTGCTCCTACTTTTCAGATCGGAAGAATAACTATGTGCAGCATATTCGAACTCATACAG GAGAACGTCCGTATCGGTGTTCTATGTGTCCTTATTCAAGTTCTCAGAAGACTCATTTAACAAGACATATGCGTACTCATTCAG GTGAGAAACCATTCAAATGTGAACAGTGCAGCTACGTGGCATCAAACCAGCATGAAGTGACTCGACATGCAAGGCAGGTTCATGATGGGCCCAAACCACTGGCTTGTCCCCACTGTGATTACAAAACAGCTGACAGAAGCAATTTCAAGAAGCATGTTGAACTCCATGTCAGCCCTCGTCAGTTCCTCTGCCCAGTTTGTGAATATGCTGCATCCAAGAAATGTAACTTGCAGTATCACATCAAATCCAGGCACCCAGACTGCTGTGACATCACAATGGATGTCTCAAAAGTAAGACTAAGAACTAAAAAGAGTGAGGTTAACTCTTCTGAAAACATTAGCACTGAGaataaaatagaacaagaacaaacaaagaaagagttgactgaaaagaaaaatgagagagctgtaaaagaggagaagaaagagagcTTGTCGAAAGAAAAGAAGCCAACTGGTAGTGTTAGTGTAGGCCAAATCACGACGCGAAGTCGCAAAATAGTtggtgaaagaaaggaagaaaatatgaaaattgaaaaaactaataaaactaagaaggcaaaaaGGAAAGCAGAGACTAGCTCTATTCCTTTGACAAAAGAGTTATCAACAGATACTGATGTAatagtgagaaagaaaaagaaaaccgaAAAAATATCACCCAAGTGTCAGTATTCCCAGAAGGGTGAAAGCAAATTGGAGGGGACCAAAAAGTCAAATTCTTgccttaagaaaaacaaaaaaaagaaatatctgaagagtaAGGCTGCTAAGAACAACAACAGTGCTGATTGTGAAAAGAATGCAGATGAAGCTTCTGTTCGTAAAGAACATCTTATCCATGAAAGACAAAGGAAGACCTCGGATGCTCCTTCCACTGAGCAGGAGCCTGCCCTTCTCATTGATGGAGAGAATCACTTTGCATCTGGGATGAACATACAGGATCAAGAGCTGCTGCCTGCGCAGCGTGTAGGCACAAATATCCCACTAGAGATGAAAAACCAAGAAATACTTATAGGAGAAGAGGAGACTGTAAACGCTGTTTCAGAGAAGAACTTTGAAATAGAACAAGCAGTTATGCCTGGGACCAGCTCTGTGGACTCAAATACCACCATGGAAAAAGAAGCAGAGGTGCCAAAGGACATTTTACCGGATTTGTGCCAAGATATTCAGATAACACAAACCTGTGAGATGGAAAGTGTGACTAATCCAGATCTAGTACAAGAAATTCAGTCAGTGCAAACATGTGAGAAAGAGATAGTGACTAAAGCACATCAAGATGATTGTTCTACAAAACACTTACAGGCTGAAGACCCAGCAGGAGCTCCACCTCACCAAAAACCAGAAAAACTTGAACAAAATACTCGAGCAGGTTTGGTTTCATCATCACCTAGTGGCACAGTAGTGAATGAAAATCAGGAAGTGGAAGAGGATGAAGGCATCCATAGTCATGATGGCAGCGATATAAGTGACAACATATCAGAAGGCAGTGATGATTCTGGATTAAATGGCGCTCGTACGGCACAGGAAAAAACAG GTCCCCCAATCATGATCAGCAAGCCAAAATCTTGA